The Desulfonatronovibrio hydrogenovorans DSM 9292 genome includes a window with the following:
- a CDS encoding TrpB-like pyridoxal phosphate-dependent enzyme, translating into MDQIKINLSEQDMPRQWYNVLPDLADPLAPPLDPETRKPLAPDRLEAIFPKALIEQEMSAQRWIDIPEPILEIYRLFRPSPLVRARRLEQAIGTKARIYYKNESVSPAGSHKPNTAIAQAYYNKQEGVRRLATETGAGQWGTALSFACKMFDMECTVYMVRCSYDQKPYRGIIIRTYGGDVYPSPSSRTSIGRQMLEKDPDSGGSLGLAISEAVEDAATHGDTKYALGSVLNHVVLHQTITGLEVKKQLEMAGEKPDILVGCVGGGSNFGGLVLPYMPEKMDGQKIRFVAVEPQACPTLTKGRFAYDFGDMARQTPLLKMYTLGHAYFPPPIHAGGLRYHGESPIVSHIARHGFVEARAYFQNEVFDAARLFMQAEGFLPAPETSHAIKATIDLAREAEPGQVIVFLYSGHGLLDLGSYDAYLRGDLQDKAFTDDEIAEALKDCPQL; encoded by the coding sequence ATGGACCAAATCAAAATCAACCTGTCTGAACAAGACATGCCCAGGCAATGGTACAATGTTCTGCCTGATCTGGCAGATCCCCTGGCCCCGCCCCTGGACCCGGAGACCAGAAAACCCCTTGCTCCGGACAGGCTGGAAGCAATTTTTCCCAAGGCCCTGATTGAGCAGGAAATGTCTGCACAGCGCTGGATCGATATTCCGGAACCTATCCTTGAGATCTACAGGCTGTTCAGGCCATCCCCTCTGGTCCGGGCCAGGCGTCTGGAACAGGCCATTGGAACCAAGGCCAGGATATACTACAAAAACGAGTCAGTTTCTCCGGCAGGTTCCCACAAGCCCAATACCGCCATAGCCCAGGCCTATTACAATAAGCAGGAAGGGGTCAGGCGGCTGGCCACTGAGACCGGAGCCGGTCAGTGGGGAACGGCCCTGTCTTTTGCCTGCAAGATGTTTGACATGGAGTGCACCGTGTACATGGTCAGGTGCAGCTACGACCAGAAGCCTTACCGGGGGATAATTATCAGGACTTACGGCGGGGATGTTTATCCGTCTCCATCTTCCCGGACCTCCATTGGCCGGCAAATGTTGGAAAAAGACCCTGACTCCGGAGGGAGCCTGGGACTGGCCATTTCCGAGGCAGTTGAAGATGCTGCCACCCATGGCGATACCAAATACGCCCTGGGCAGTGTCCTGAATCATGTGGTCCTGCACCAGACCATCACTGGTCTGGAAGTCAAGAAACAGCTGGAAATGGCCGGGGAAAAGCCGGACATCCTGGTGGGCTGTGTAGGTGGAGGCAGTAATTTCGGCGGTCTGGTCCTGCCGTATATGCCGGAGAAAATGGATGGTCAGAAGATCAGGTTTGTGGCTGTGGAGCCCCAGGCCTGTCCCACCCTGACCAAAGGCAGATTTGCCTATGACTTCGGCGACATGGCCAGGCAGACCCCATTGCTCAAGATGTACACCCTGGGCCATGCCTATTTTCCGCCGCCTATTCATGCCGGCGGCCTCAGGTATCATGGAGAATCACCCATTGTTTCCCATATTGCCAGGCATGGCTTTGTTGAAGCCAGGGCCTATTTTCAGAACGAGGTCTTTGATGCAGCCAGGCTTTTTATGCAGGCTGAGGGTTTTCTTCCGGCCCCGGAAACATCCCATGCCATCAAGGCCACCATTGACCTGGCCAGGGAGGCGGAGCCGGGGCAGGTCATTGTGTTTCTGTATTCAGGTCATGGCCTGCTGGATCTGGGATCTTATGATGCCTATCTGCGGGGGGACCTTCAGGACAAGGCCTTTACTGATGATGAAATTGCCGAGGCCCTTAAGGATTGTCCGCAATTATAA
- a CDS encoding phasin family protein, translated as MMELFKKGFFTGLGLVVITAEEIEKKVNSLVEKGKLTTEEGENLVQDLINKTEKQQHEFQEWFSGSIRKTMDSLDIAGRTQVEDLEARVSSLEDRVSTLESLKMDEGKKAGPGNS; from the coding sequence ATGATGGAACTATTTAAAAAAGGTTTTTTTACCGGTCTGGGCCTGGTGGTGATCACGGCTGAGGAAATTGAGAAAAAGGTGAACAGTCTGGTGGAAAAAGGCAAACTGACCACTGAAGAAGGGGAAAACCTGGTTCAGGATCTGATCAATAAAACTGAAAAGCAGCAGCACGAGTTTCAGGAATGGTTTTCAGGCAGTATCAGAAAGACCATGGATTCCCTGGATATTGCCGGGCGGACCCAGGTGGAGGATCTGGAGGCCAGGGTGTCCAGCCTGGAAGACCGGGTGTCCACCCTGGAAAGTCTGAAAATGGATGAAGGTAAAAAGGCCGGGCCAGGGAACAGTTAA
- the ettA gene encoding energy-dependent translational throttle protein EttA → MSSEPNKIIYSMVKVSKFYDKKPVLKDISLSYFYGAKIGVLGMNGSGKSSLLKVLAGVDQDFQGETILAPGYTIGYLEQEPLANEKRTVREVVEEGAAETVALLKDFEEINARFAEPMDDDQMNALIERQGEVQDKLDALNGWDLESRLEMAMDALRCPPSNMTLDKVSGGERRRVALCRLLLKQPDILLLDEPTNHLDAETVAWLEHHLQQYPGTIIAVTHDRYFLDNVAGWILELDRGRGIPWKGNYSSWLDQKKERLRREEKAESHRQKTLERELEWIRMSPRGRHAKSKARIGAYEQMLSQDHQKQQKELEIFIPPGPRLGQKVIEAKGLTKAFEDRLLMSELDFLIPPGAIVGIIGPNGAGKTTLFRMITGTEKPDAGSIAVGESVRLAHVDQHRDDLEADKTVFEMISNGQDMIRMAGREVNARAYLGRFNITGGDQQKKVGILSGGERNRVQLARMLKEEANVLLLDEPTNDLDVNTMRALEEGLLNFAGCVLVISHDRWFLDRIATHIMAFEGDSQVVFFDGNFTEYEEDRRKRLGKEADIPKRVRYRKLARD, encoded by the coding sequence ATGAGCAGCGAACCCAACAAGATAATCTATTCCATGGTCAAGGTGAGTAAGTTTTACGATAAGAAACCGGTTTTAAAAGATATATCCCTGTCCTATTTTTACGGGGCCAAGATCGGGGTCCTGGGGATGAACGGTTCAGGCAAGAGTTCTCTGCTGAAAGTCCTGGCCGGAGTTGACCAGGACTTTCAGGGAGAGACCATTCTTGCTCCGGGCTATACCATTGGTTACCTGGAGCAGGAGCCTCTGGCCAATGAAAAGCGGACGGTCCGGGAAGTGGTGGAAGAAGGGGCAGCCGAAACAGTGGCTCTGCTCAAGGACTTTGAAGAGATCAATGCCAGGTTTGCCGAACCCATGGATGACGATCAAATGAACGCTCTGATTGAGCGCCAGGGAGAGGTCCAGGACAAGCTGGATGCCTTAAACGGCTGGGACCTGGAATCAAGACTGGAAATGGCCATGGATGCCCTGCGCTGTCCGCCTTCAAACATGACCCTGGACAAGGTGTCCGGGGGAGAAAGACGAAGGGTGGCCCTGTGCCGCCTGCTTCTGAAGCAGCCGGACATTCTGCTTCTGGATGAGCCCACCAACCACCTGGACGCAGAAACAGTGGCCTGGCTTGAGCACCACCTGCAGCAGTATCCCGGAACCATCATTGCTGTGACCCATGACCGGTATTTTCTGGACAATGTGGCTGGCTGGATTCTGGAGCTGGACCGGGGAAGGGGGATTCCATGGAAGGGTAATTACTCTTCCTGGCTGGACCAGAAAAAAGAACGGCTGCGCAGGGAGGAAAAAGCTGAAAGCCACCGGCAGAAGACTCTGGAACGGGAGCTGGAATGGATCAGGATGTCTCCCAGGGGCAGGCATGCCAAAAGCAAGGCCAGGATCGGCGCCTATGAGCAGATGCTGTCCCAGGACCACCAGAAGCAGCAGAAGGAACTGGAAATATTCATCCCGCCCGGACCAAGACTGGGGCAAAAGGTGATTGAGGCCAAAGGATTGACCAAGGCCTTTGAAGATCGTTTGCTCATGAGCGAGTTGGATTTTCTCATTCCTCCAGGAGCCATTGTTGGAATAATTGGACCCAATGGAGCTGGAAAGACCACCCTGTTCAGAATGATCACCGGCACGGAAAAGCCTGATGCCGGTTCCATTGCTGTGGGTGAGTCGGTCAGACTGGCCCATGTTGATCAGCACCGGGATGATCTGGAGGCTGATAAGACCGTATTTGAGATGATCAGCAATGGTCAGGATATGATCAGGATGGCCGGCCGGGAAGTCAATGCCAGGGCTTATCTCGGCAGATTCAATATTACCGGGGGGGATCAGCAGAAAAAAGTCGGCATTCTTTCAGGGGGAGAAAGGAACCGGGTTCAGCTGGCCAGAATGCTCAAGGAGGAGGCCAATGTCCTCCTGCTGGACGAACCCACCAATGATCTGGATGTGAACACCATGCGAGCCCTGGAAGAAGGGCTGCTCAATTTTGCCGGATGTGTCCTGGTCATCAGCCACGACCGGTGGTTCCTGGACCGGATTGCCACGCATATCATGGCCTTTGAAGGTGACAGCCAGGTGGTCTTTTTTGATGGAAATTTCACTGAATACGAAGAAGACCGCAGAAAAAGGCTGGGCAAGGAGGCTGATATCCCCAAACGGGTCAGATACCGGAAACTGGCCAGGGATTAA
- a CDS encoding PHP domain-containing protein, with amino-acid sequence MSQIDLHTHSTASDGTFTPPELVRHAVGKGLDAIALTDHDTTGGLAQALKAGQELGLELIPGCELSVEYKGLMHILGLWLKPDAPELNRSLAELRAKRNSRNEIMLGRLQELGIRITFEDVKSLAGDAAIGRPHISRVLMNKGVVNSVQEAFDRFLGPKGKAYVAKEKFDPAKAISILKKEQATVILAHPFSLKLSPELLRQELVQLKELGLDGVEVFYPEHTREQTRLYLDLCQELDLLPSGGSDFHGTVKPQIKLGKGRGKLDLPYSLLQTMKDRRQEQGLWV; translated from the coding sequence ATGTCTCAGATAGACCTGCACACCCATTCCACTGCTTCAGATGGAACCTTTACCCCCCCTGAACTGGTCCGGCACGCAGTTGGCAAAGGTCTTGATGCCATAGCCCTTACTGATCACGACACAACAGGCGGCCTGGCCCAGGCCCTGAAGGCCGGGCAAGAGCTGGGCCTGGAGTTGATTCCAGGCTGTGAACTGAGTGTCGAGTACAAGGGTTTGATGCATATCCTGGGCCTGTGGCTGAAGCCCGACGCCCCTGAGCTGAACCGCTCCCTGGCTGAACTGCGGGCCAAACGCAACTCCAGAAATGAGATCATGCTGGGCAGGCTGCAGGAGCTGGGCATCAGGATTACCTTTGAAGACGTCAAGTCCCTGGCTGGAGACGCAGCCATTGGCCGGCCGCACATATCAAGGGTGCTCATGAACAAGGGAGTAGTGAACTCGGTCCAGGAGGCCTTTGATCGCTTCCTTGGCCCCAAGGGCAAGGCCTACGTTGCCAAGGAAAAATTCGATCCGGCCAAAGCCATCTCCATTCTCAAAAAAGAGCAGGCCACCGTGATCCTGGCCCATCCTTTTTCCCTTAAACTTTCCCCTGAACTGCTCAGACAGGAACTCGTCCAGCTCAAAGAACTGGGGCTGGACGGGGTGGAAGTCTTTTATCCCGAGCACACCAGGGAACAGACCAGACTTTACCTGGACCTCTGCCAGGAACTGGACCTGCTTCCCAGTGGAGGATCGGATTTTCACGGCACAGTCAAGCCCCAGATCAAACTGGGAAAAGGCCGGGGAAAGCTTGATCTGCCCTATTCCCTTCTCCAGACAATGAAAGACAGGCGGCAGGAGCAGGGTCTTTGGGTATAG
- a CDS encoding sensor histidine kinase, translating into MSENLQQLKSYIPSRTALAYIIIAGCWIAFSDYFVAVLFDDPEIITRMQTYKGWFFVLITGLLLYLALRSQVLVLEKKSLALVEKEKEFYTQLEQRVKQRTAQLEAANHELDAFSYSVSHDLRAPLRSIDGFSQALLEDCHDQLDEQGRDYLHRVRRASQRMGWLIDDLLKLSRVSRAELKVSLVDLSRTAETIIENMVERHPDRKVTANVQPGLKVSGDQALLRVALENLLDNAWKFTTRTGEPAIDLGSTTRDGEQVFFVRDNGAGFDTTYADKLFTPFQRLHSPEDYPGTGIGLATVARIIRKHGGRIWAESEPDQGAVFYFTLPDPDQPPFKTREDGYA; encoded by the coding sequence GTGTCTGAGAACCTCCAACAGCTTAAATCCTACATCCCGTCCAGAACTGCCCTGGCCTATATCATCATTGCCGGGTGCTGGATTGCCTTTTCCGATTACTTCGTTGCCGTGCTCTTTGATGATCCTGAAATCATCACCAGAATGCAGACCTACAAAGGATGGTTTTTTGTCCTGATTACCGGGCTCTTGCTGTATCTGGCCCTTAGAAGCCAGGTCCTTGTTCTGGAAAAAAAGTCCCTGGCTCTGGTGGAAAAAGAAAAAGAATTCTATACCCAGCTGGAACAACGGGTAAAACAGAGAACAGCCCAGCTTGAAGCAGCCAACCATGAACTGGACGCATTCAGTTATTCTGTTTCCCATGACCTGCGGGCTCCTTTGCGCAGCATAGACGGATTCAGCCAGGCCCTGCTGGAGGACTGCCATGACCAGCTTGATGAACAGGGCAGGGATTATCTGCACAGGGTCCGCAGGGCCAGTCAGCGCATGGGCTGGCTCATTGACGATCTTCTCAAGCTGTCCAGGGTATCCAGGGCCGAGCTGAAAGTATCCCTGGTTGATCTGAGCAGGACAGCTGAAACCATCATTGAGAATATGGTGGAACGCCATCCTGACAGGAAAGTCACAGCAAATGTTCAGCCCGGGTTAAAGGTATCCGGTGACCAGGCCCTTTTAAGGGTCGCTTTGGAAAACCTCCTGGACAATGCCTGGAAATTCACCACCAGGACTGGGGAACCAGCCATTGATTTGGGCTCAACTACCAGGGATGGAGAACAGGTCTTTTTTGTCAGAGACAATGGAGCCGGGTTTGACACGACCTATGCAGACAAGCTCTTTACGCCTTTTCAAAGGCTCCATTCTCCGGAAGACTATCCAGGAACCGGTATTGGTCTGGCCACAGTTGCCAGAATAATCAGAAAACATGGGGGACGGATCTGGGCCGAATCAGAACCTGATCAGGGAGCAGTT
- a CDS encoding peptidase U32 family protein, producing MGIAPVLPELLCPAGDMDRLKTALAFGADAVYLGGTALNLRSKAGGFQPDQLALALDLARSCRARVYYCLNALPLEKDMSMIRTQLETIAQLSPDGIIIADPGVFSLVRHALPAMEIHLSTQANTTNVHSVNFWKDQGVKRVNLSRELSLQDIRAIRTKVQDVELEMFVHGAMCMAISGRCFMSAHLNSRSANQGLCAHPCRYGYRPFQMDLEEETRPGSPVWTLVQEKNHSRIFSAQDLCLVKYLPWLVRNRLDSLKIEGRTKSVSYLAVVTDVYRTALDDLAQNRFRPARYLNELFLISTRSMGSGFFLPRKVSFSSFRESGQRWKKILARIIRPEGPGKWLVQVKEKWTLSQDLELVLPGLRRPPVPAGDYSLETREGCRAETVHSGMEAIFCCHHDQIRENTFVRSAD from the coding sequence TTGGGTATAGCCCCTGTCCTTCCAGAGCTACTCTGCCCGGCCGGAGACATGGATCGGCTGAAAACCGCCCTGGCCTTTGGAGCTGATGCTGTATACCTGGGCGGGACTGCCCTGAATCTGAGGTCCAAGGCCGGAGGATTCCAGCCGGATCAGCTGGCCCTGGCTCTGGATCTGGCCAGATCCTGCCGGGCCAGGGTCTACTACTGCCTCAATGCCCTGCCCCTGGAAAAAGACATGTCCATGATCCGGACCCAGCTGGAAACCATCGCCCAGCTCAGCCCGGACGGGATAATCATTGCTGATCCCGGAGTATTCAGTCTGGTCAGGCATGCTCTCCCGGCCATGGAAATTCACCTGAGCACCCAGGCCAACACCACCAATGTCCACTCAGTAAACTTCTGGAAGGACCAGGGCGTCAAAAGGGTCAATCTTTCCCGGGAACTCAGCCTTCAGGACATCCGGGCCATCAGGACCAAGGTCCAGGATGTGGAGCTGGAGATGTTCGTGCACGGGGCCATGTGCATGGCCATATCCGGCAGATGCTTCATGAGTGCCCATTTAAACAGCAGATCAGCCAACCAGGGCCTCTGCGCCCATCCCTGCAGATATGGCTATCGTCCATTTCAGATGGATCTAGAGGAAGAGACCAGGCCGGGCAGCCCGGTCTGGACCCTGGTCCAGGAAAAAAACCATTCCCGGATATTCAGTGCCCAGGATCTGTGTCTGGTCAAGTACCTGCCCTGGCTGGTCCGAAACAGACTGGATTCCCTCAAGATCGAAGGCCGGACCAAGAGCGTGTCCTACCTGGCCGTGGTCACTGACGTGTACCGGACAGCCCTGGATGATCTGGCCCAAAACAGATTCAGACCGGCCAGATATCTTAATGAATTGTTTCTCATCAGCACCAGGTCCATGGGATCTGGTTTTTTCCTGCCCAGGAAAGTGTCTTTTTCATCTTTCAGGGAGTCAGGGCAAAGATGGAAAAAAATCCTGGCCAGGATCATCAGACCCGAAGGTCCTGGGAAATGGCTGGTCCAGGTCAAGGAAAAATGGACTCTTTCCCAGGACCTGGAACTGGTCCTGCCCGGACTCCGGCGCCCCCCTGTTCCAGCCGGGGATTACAGCCTGGAAACCAGAGAGGGGTGCCGGGCAGAGACTGTCCATTCCGGCATGGAAGCCATCTTCTGCTGCCACCACGACCAGATCCGGGAAAATACCTTTGTCCGTTCTGCAGACTAA
- the infA gene encoding translation initiation factor IF-1, which produces MAKEEAIEVEGTVEEALPNAMFRVKLDNGHEVLGHISGKMRKFYIRILPGDRVKVELSPYDLTRGRITYRYK; this is translated from the coding sequence ATGGCCAAAGAAGAAGCAATCGAAGTCGAAGGTACAGTGGAAGAAGCCCTGCCCAACGCCATGTTCAGAGTCAAGCTGGACAATGGGCATGAGGTGCTGGGGCATATTTCCGGCAAAATGCGCAAGTTTTACATCAGGATCCTGCCCGGAGACCGGGTCAAGGTGGAGCTTTCTCCCTACGACCTGACCAGGGGCAGAATCACCTATCGCTACAAATAA